The genomic stretch GATCACCTAATTCGCTGGCATAGCGATTAAGCGCTAACTCACCACTTTCAGTTCCTATACCTCGACCGAAAGCTTCAACTATGCACTGGGCGGCGAGTTCACCAGCCTCCAGGGCGTAATCAATCCCCTCACCGTTGAATGGGCTAATCATGCCGCCGATATCGCCAACCAGCAGAACACCATTTTTATAGTGCGGTTTGCGATTAAAGGCCATCGCCAGCCCAGCGCCCTTTATTTCACACTGCTGATGTTGCGAATCGAAATGCCAATTCGGGTCAGTACTAGCTAGCCAGCGTTCCATCAAGGCGCGGTAATTGGTTTTCTGAAAAGCCGGAGACGAGCTCAGCATCCCTAATCCAACGTTGCAGACGCCGTTACCGGCAGGAAAAATCCAGCCATATCCGGGCAACAAATTAGATTGACCAGGTCTTCCGTCCCACAGTTGAAGATGAGAAATCATCCAATCGCTGTCAGCAAGCGGCGAGCGATAATAGGCGCGTACCGCAACACCCATCGGACGACGCTGGTTGCGCCTGATACCTAATTGGGTAGCCAACCGACCTGAATTACCAGTGGCCAATACAACCACCTGGGCGCGCAACCGACGCTTATCTGCCGTCCTCACACCACATACCCGGCCTGCACCATCAAAAATCCAGTCCTCAACTTTTAATCCCGTTAATAGTTGAGCGCCTGCCTCTACTGCTACGCCTGCCAAAATATCGTCAAGTATTAGCCGTGGGCATACCAGACCGTAGTCAGGAAAATCAGCCAATTCCGGCCAAGGCATATCGAATGGTTCAGGACGGTCACCGTAGACTCTAAGCCCTAAGTTTCGCTGCCAACCATTGCCCGGCGAAGTATCCAACCCAAGTCTGGTCAGCATTCGCACAGCACGCGGCGTCAGTCCGTCCCCGCAGATTTTGTCTCGCGGAAATTGCGCTTTATCTACCAGTAGCACGTCCAAGCCGCAACGAGCCAAGAATGTGGCAGTCGACGAGCCAGCTGGCCCAGCCCCGACGACTATCACTTGAGCATCTAGGTCACCTGCTGGCAAAGGTGCAACTAATTGCGACGCTCGTGGGCCCTTTGGCTCAACAATGTCAGCACTCATTTGTGACCTTTCTGTAACGAAAGCAGTCTAGGGCTTGAAGATGACCTAGCCAAACCAGATTTGAGTTAACGAAAGCGGTTTTGAAAAGCAACTGGGGCTCTCTAAGACGCTACTATTTTTGCTCAAGGTTCGCTAACGTCAGAGACGTGTTGATTAATCCGGCATCTTCGCGACTGCATGCATCGACTATCCAAATCAAGAATCCAGGGTCACTAAGGAAGTTCCTAACGCCAGACGGGGTGGCTTTCGGCGATGGCCTAAACTCAGTTGTCGGGGTCGGTGAAGTAGCCAGATTTGAGACGAAATCTATAGATGAGGCTTCTCAGTGGTGGGCGGAATTGACCGCAATACTGGAAAATGAAACTGAGATGCCCGGAAAATACGGTGTCGGCCCGTTAGCTCTAGGCTCTTTTCTTTTTGACCCTGAATCCAGCGAACAAAAATCCGTATTAGTGGTGCCAGAAACCCTCATTGGCCACCGCGACGGAATCTTTTGGCTAACTAAAATTGGCTACGACCGGGTAGAGGCGACGTTACCCCCGGTTGCAGAACCAGCTATTAAGCCTGGGAAAGTTGAATTCCTGCCAGGCCAATTAGACGAAGCCACCTGGATGCGCACTGTTGAGCAAGCAGTGACGGATATTCGAGCGGGCAAGGCTGAAAAAATTGTGCTAGCACGAGATATCTGCGGGCAATGCGAGGGCGTGATCGATCCTCGTTGGGTCTTTAATAATCTGCTCGCCGAATACCGCAATTCCTGGAATTACTTGGTTGAGGGCCTAGTTGGTTCTTCCCCTGAGATTTTGGTGCGCCGCGAAAATGGCTTAACAACTTCTCGTGTATTGGCTGGCACTATGCCCAGATTGGATGAAGTATCCGACACCGCTCAAGCCGCACGGCTGATTGCCTCTAATAAAGACATGCGCGAACATCGTTACGCTGTTGCCTCAGTTATTGAAGCATTGAAGCCACTGCTAAACGGCATGCATGCGCCCGAGGCACCATATGTTCTAACGTTGCCGAATTTGCTCCACTTAGCCACCGACATCTGTGGGGTTTCCGACCCTGATATGAACACACTTACTCTGGCACAAGCAGTTCACCCCACTGCTGCAGTATGCGGCACACCGACAGCACAAGCTAAAGAGTGGATTGCTAAGCACGAGTTAATGGATCGTGGACGCTATGCCGGCCCGGTTGGGTGGATGGATGTCCAAGGCGATGGAGAATGGGCGTTAGCACTGCGGTGCGGGCAAGTCTGCGCAGACGACCCACACAAGATGAAGCTCTTTGCCGGTGCTGGAATTGTCGCGGAATCTCGTCCCCACTCTGAGCTAGTTGAGACTGAAACGAAATTCAGGTTGATGAAAACCGCACTACGCGGTGCCGTTTAGAGCCTTGATACCCAGCTTTACTAGGGACGACGTCTAGGCGCAGCCGCGGAACGATGCACTATTTTGCGTTGCACTGGTTCAGACTGCGCTTTTTTGGCTGCGGCTAACTCTTTTTTCGCTTCCGCTTGACGTTCCATCATCTCTTCGGTGTCAACTCCACCAGAGCGCATAACCAAGTAGGCGATCAGCAGGATCACTAGCGAGATCAGCGGGGACAGGTTGAAGATTAACGGCAATGTACCCAAAGCTACGATGTCGAAACCACGCAGCATATTCATGATCATGCCTGGTGGCATCGCTCCCATGCCGGTAGCGATCATCGGCGAGGAGTAGTCCGGGGGTTTTGCACTAACCCAGCGAATAGCTGCTATCCAGCCGGTAGCACCCATAACTAGAGCCAATTCAAAAGCCGTACCAATTTGATCTGGTGTCAAACCTGCTGAATCGGTTAACAAGAATGCTGGCGTAACACCAATCACCCACAGCAAAGCCAAGATACCTGGCGCAACGGTAGCAGCTGTCCTTAACCCAGTAGTGTCAAATGGGAAAGCCCTAGCCAAACCCTTAGTCCTGGTCAGTACCCGCAGCGAATCGAAGAAGGGAATCATCACGAACATCAGCAACAGAGACGAGAGCATTACCCCGAATAGCCCCATGCCAAGTGACTCCACTGCATAAGGGACGACAGCGCTAACCAGTAAAATAATGACGTTTACCGGGTTTCGGACAAAGCGTTGAATATCGCGCCAGATAAGCGCCTTTGTGCCGGTGCCGCGTCCTCGAGCTGGCTTAACCTGCCCTTTGGCCAGGTATTTACGTTCAACGAGAATATCTCTCATCAATGCGAAATCGAGGGCGAAAGCAGCACCCTGCATACCAGAGAGCAAATCACCCCCACTTACGAGGCGAGCTCGACGTAGCCGGTTTAATCTGGCGAATCCGGCGACAGCAAAAATCAGAGCCAACAGGGCGCCTGCTCCTAGCGCTACATAAGAAAACCCGTTTTGTGCTGACAGCCCAAGATTCAACCATTCCACTGAGACCCCGATGACCGCCAACAGCACAACAGTTGTTAGCGCGCCTATGACTGCTTGAACGATACTAATTAAGACAGTCGAATCTGCTCCTTGCTGACTAGCCACAAATCCCGTAGCAGCACTAGCTGCTAGCCCAGCGGCAACAGCCCATGTGGCAGCTGCGGGGATCGCAAGACCCGTCAACATGCAAACAAGCATGGTAACCGCTGCAGCCACGGCGAATGCCAACACTAGAACTCCAGCCAGGCGGGCACGCAAAATCCTGGCTCGGTTTATCGGCGCATCTAATAGCCAAGAGCCTTCGGCCGCAGAAGCAACTACCGGGCCAAATAATTTCGACAGACTTATGGCTAAAGCTGCCATAGCTGCGACCAGCAGCCAGGGCACCAACGATTGTGCATTTTTGCACGCATTAGTGTTGCACGTGGCTGCGTTCGCTTGAGCTTGGACGATTCCACCGATGAGCATTGCCCCGATGACCAAGATTGAAAAGACGGTCGTATAGCCAGAAGTTATAGCGTCCCAAATGGTTCGGGTGGCGCGTCCTTTGCGCCAGTCCCTCATCAGGAGTTGGAGAGCTTTTTCGTCCGCTATGCCTAGATCAAATTCTTCAACATCAGCGAAAGTACCCTCATAGACGTAGTCTTTTATAGCTTTGGCACGCTGGCTCGCCAACTCGGCTGACCGGTCATTTTTTTGACTGGGCTGGACTTGTTTTGGTCTAGACTGCTTGACGTTTCTCTTGCTACGTTTGCGACTCACAGTTCGTTCTCCTCAACGAGGGACTCGCTAACTTCAGCTGATTGTCCGACGCGAACCAGACGAGCTCCAACCGCTTCTACCAGACTTGGCTCGTGGCTGGCCATGACTACGGCTAGCCCTTTAGAAACCTCGTGTTTGAGCCGCTCACCTAACCAAGCGACACCCTCAACGTCTAGGCGTTGTTCTGGCTCGTCGAGCACCAATAACTTTTTCGGCCTAACAAATGCCGTAGCCAGAGCCAATCGACGGCGTTGACCACTGGACAGTGTGCCCGGCAATTGGCCAGATTGTGCCACCAATTGCACCTCTTCTAGCACGGAATCAACCAACTCATCAGGGTCTACCAAACCGTGTGCGCGAGCCAAGAGATCAAGATGTTCAACCACCGACAGGTCGGGGAAGAAATCTAGATCGTCAATCACAGTGGCCACGTCAGCCCTAAATTGGGGATCTGTTTCGCTAACCTTGCGACCGAAGACCTCGACCCGCCCTTCTGTTGGGCGATCTGCCCCAATCAAACACCTCAAGATGGTGGATTTACCTGACCCATTACGTCCGGTTAAAGCTATAGCTTCACCCGAAAATACCTTGAGGTTGAATCGGGAGACGATTGTGTGGTCGCCATATTTCTTCGTTAAGTCGGTAACTTTTAATACCAGTTCGCGCTTGGCCATGGAATCCATTGTGGCCTGAACGAGACCGTGCGCCAAAGTTTTCTCGTTTGTGGCAATGTATATGGGGTGCATAAGCGGGCAGATCTAGACAAGAAACGAGCGCACGTTGCCGCCATGTTTGATGGTGTGGCTAGCCGCTATGACCTGATGAACGACCTAATGAGTTTCGGCCAGGTTCGACACTGGCGCACTCAGACAACGAAAGCCCTCGGATTAGAGCCCGGTCAAGTGGTGCTTGATTTGGCTGGTGGAACTGGAACCTCAACTTTGGCTGCCCGCAAGGCCGGTGCCACAGTATTTCCAACAGATATTTCTATCGGGATGCTTAAAGAAGGCAAACGACGTCACCACCAGGTGACTTTCGTTGCAGGCGATGCCCTACAACTGCCCTATATGGATAATGCATTTGACGCTGTCACCATCAGTTACGGCTTGCGTAATGTGGAAGACACCTTAACCGCATTAAAAGAGATGAGACGGGTTACTAAACCTGGGGGACGTATCGTCATCGCAGAATTTTCCACCCCAACTTGGGCTCCTTTCAGGCGCTTATATCAATGGCATTTGCATAATGTGCTGCCCGCTTTAGAAAAATTTAGTTCTAACGATGTGGCATATGACTACCTGGTCGAATCAATCTTGGCATGGCATAACCAAAGTGAGCTTGCTCAGCTGATGAACCGAGCTGGTTGGCGTCGAGTGGAGTGGAAAAACCTTACCGGCGGTATTGTCGCCTTACATCGTGGCTGGAAATAACTGTGGCGTCCCACCCGATTATTTTGAACGCCTTCGCGGCAAGCTCCTGCCCGGTTAAGGTTCAAAACACATTCTTACAACTGAGGGCCACTGCACCTAGCCCAGTGCCGAATGAGAACA from Vaginimicrobium propionicum encodes the following:
- a CDS encoding DUF6297 family protein; protein product: MSRKRSKRNVKQSRPKQVQPSQKNDRSAELASQRAKAIKDYVYEGTFADVEEFDLGIADEKALQLLMRDWRKGRATRTIWDAITSGYTTVFSILVIGAMLIGGIVQAQANAATCNTNACKNAQSLVPWLLVAAMAALAISLSKLFGPVVASAAEGSWLLDAPINRARILRARLAGVLVLAFAVAAAVTMLVCMLTGLAIPAAATWAVAAGLAASAATGFVASQQGADSTVLISIVQAVIGALTTVVLLAVIGVSVEWLNLGLSAQNGFSYVALGAGALLALIFAVAGFARLNRLRRARLVSGGDLLSGMQGAAFALDFALMRDILVERKYLAKGQVKPARGRGTGTKALIWRDIQRFVRNPVNVIILLVSAVVPYAVESLGMGLFGVMLSSLLLMFVMIPFFDSLRVLTRTKGLARAFPFDTTGLRTAATVAPGILALLWVIGVTPAFLLTDSAGLTPDQIGTAFELALVMGATGWIAAIRWVSAKPPDYSSPMIATGMGAMPPGMIMNMLRGFDIVALGTLPLIFNLSPLISLVILLIAYLVMRSGGVDTEEMMERQAEAKKELAAAKKAQSEPVQRKIVHRSAAAPRRRP
- a CDS encoding demethylmenaquinone methyltransferase, which produces MHKRADLDKKRAHVAAMFDGVASRYDLMNDLMSFGQVRHWRTQTTKALGLEPGQVVLDLAGGTGTSTLAARKAGATVFPTDISIGMLKEGKRRHHQVTFVAGDALQLPYMDNAFDAVTISYGLRNVEDTLTALKEMRRVTKPGGRIVIAEFSTPTWAPFRRLYQWHLHNVLPALEKFSSNDVAYDYLVESILAWHNQSELAQLMNRAGWRRVEWKNLTGGIVALHRGWK
- a CDS encoding ABC transporter ATP-binding protein, with amino-acid sequence MDSMAKRELVLKVTDLTKKYGDHTIVSRFNLKVFSGEAIALTGRNGSGKSTILRCLIGADRPTEGRVEVFGRKVSETDPQFRADVATVIDDLDFFPDLSVVEHLDLLARAHGLVDPDELVDSVLEEVQLVAQSGQLPGTLSSGQRRRLALATAFVRPKKLLVLDEPEQRLDVEGVAWLGERLKHEVSKGLAVVMASHEPSLVEAVGARLVRVGQSAEVSESLVEENEL
- a CDS encoding isochorismate synthase MenF gives rise to the protein MLINPASSRLHASTIQIKNPGSLRKFLTPDGVAFGDGLNSVVGVGEVARFETKSIDEASQWWAELTAILENETEMPGKYGVGPLALGSFLFDPESSEQKSVLVVPETLIGHRDGIFWLTKIGYDRVEATLPPVAEPAIKPGKVEFLPGQLDEATWMRTVEQAVTDIRAGKAEKIVLARDICGQCEGVIDPRWVFNNLLAEYRNSWNYLVEGLVGSSPEILVRRENGLTTSRVLAGTMPRLDEVSDTAQAARLIASNKDMREHRYAVASVIEALKPLLNGMHAPEAPYVLTLPNLLHLATDICGVSDPDMNTLTLAQAVHPTAAVCGTPTAQAKEWIAKHELMDRGRYAGPVGWMDVQGDGEWALALRCGQVCADDPHKMKLFAGAGIVAESRPHSELVETETKFRLMKTALRGAV
- a CDS encoding NAD(P)/FAD-dependent oxidoreductase codes for the protein MSADIVEPKGPRASQLVAPLPAGDLDAQVIVVGAGPAGSSTATFLARCGLDVLLVDKAQFPRDKICGDGLTPRAVRMLTRLGLDTSPGNGWQRNLGLRVYGDRPEPFDMPWPELADFPDYGLVCPRLILDDILAGVAVEAGAQLLTGLKVEDWIFDGAGRVCGVRTADKRRLRAQVVVLATGNSGRLATQLGIRRNQRRPMGVAVRAYYRSPLADSDWMISHLQLWDGRPGQSNLLPGYGWIFPAGNGVCNVGLGMLSSSPAFQKTNYRALMERWLASTDPNWHFDSQHQQCEIKGAGLAMAFNRKPHYKNGVLLVGDIGGMISPFNGEGIDYALEAGELAAQCIVEAFGRGIGTESGELALNRYASELGDRFGGYFRLGHVFAKLIGNPTIMSLCVKYGLPRKTLMRLVHKLLANLTDRYDGDWMDRLINALARMAPNA